The genomic interval AATTCAGGGGCTATTGAATAAGTGTGATTACCCCCACCAAACTGCTCTTCCTGCCTTATTCCGTTTACCATCATCAACACCCTTTCATCGTAAAGCCCTCTAACAACAGGACGCACACTTGAATTTCCTGTTGAAGAGGATGTAACACCTGCAGTTCTCTCAAAAACATTTGAAAGTGAAGATGGCGCTGTCAGTTTCAAATCCTTGAAATCTATGTAATTTACAGACTTTTCAGCCTTGAAAACCTTTTCCTGCTTAATATCACAGGTTACAACTATTGTCTCTTCAACCTTCTGATTTTTATTCTTATTCTCTTTCTTCCCTTTGTTCTCATTCAGTTTATTAGCAAATGAAAAAGATACAGATAACAAACAAATAATGCAAAAATATATAATTTTTTTCATAATTCCCCCTTTGTTTTTTAAATTAACTTAAATCAAAACAAAAGAGGAAAAAGGAGGGCATCTTCCTGATGGCTTAATCAGTTTTACAATATAAACAGAGTAAATTATCTCTGGAAACGGAATAAAAATTTTATCAAAAAACAAATTTAGTGGTAAATCCAAACTTGCTGTTGAAGAAAAATCGTGCTGCAAGACGCATAGGCTACACTCAGGATGAGGCCTATTGTCACTGTGGTGGTGAACCCCTAAAACAAGGGAAAAAATTGAAAAGGTTATAAAAAACAGTATAGTTGTAATTCTTCTCATACTTAAAAAATCACTCTTTTAACTTCAAAGACAGAGTTAAAACAAAATGGGCAACCGGTTCTCTTTGTTTTGAGGGGACATATGCGTCAATGTGAAGAGGCATATTCTGCCTCTCTTTAGTTTCTATAACCTTCTGAATTAAATCTTTTATACCTTTTCCGTCTTTGCAAACAAAATGTGTATCACCCTCTGCCCTCTTATAAAACTCCGCCTTTAAGTCCTTAAAAATTAAAGATATTTTCCTTCCGCTATCCTTAATTAACTTCATTGCAAGCACCCCGCCAGAGGCATCTGCCCCAACGGTTAACACCCCGAAATACATTGAGCCTAAATGGTTTTTGTTCTTTTTCTTAAAAGGTATTTTTATCTCAATTTCATCATCAGTTAACTTAACAATTGAAGGTTCAACAAAGTGAAGCAGGGGAATGTTTTTCT from Thermotomaculum hydrothermale carries:
- a CDS encoding PaaI family thioesterase, encoding MGLKEIMATKMMRHFAKKNIPLLHFVEPSIVKLTDDEIEIKIPFKKKNKNHLGSMYFGVLTVGADASGGVLAMKLIKDSGRKISLIFKDLKAEFYKRAEGDTHFVCKDGKGIKDLIQKVIETKERQNMPLHIDAYVPSKQREPVAHFVLTLSLKLKE